TCAGCACCACAGCCCCCGCGGACACTCAGGAGCTACTCCACCAACTCGCCTGGGAGGGCCCCTACCTCGACGAGCCGACCTACCGCTACGGTCGCCGGACAGGGCCGGCCCAGTGGGCGGTGGAGCACGGACTGATCCACGTCGCCGCCCACTGGGGCGCACCCCTACAGATGCCCTGCGAGGTCGCGCTGGCGCTGCGCGGACCCGACTACCGGCTCCCATTCGACCCCGCGCCGCCGTCCGCACCGACCAGGCCGGTCGACGGGGAGTCCGTCGAGCGGGAATCCGCCTCGGCGGCGGCAACTGCGCTCGCCGGTATGGTGAACCTGCTGGAAGAGTGCGGCCGGACACCCGTCGCACCTCTCAAGACCGGCGGAGTCGGCGTACGCGAGCTGCGCCGGCTCGCCAAGACCATCGGCGACAGCGCGGACCACATCCGGCTGTGGCTGGAGCTCGCGATGGCCACCGGACTGCTGGCACCGACCGAGGCCGGCCTGCTACCGACCGAGGAGTACGACACCTGGTGCGATCAGCAGCCCGCAGAGCAGCTGACCGAGCTGCTGGCGGGCTGGCTGTCCAGCGAGGGCGCTCCCCTGCACCAGCCGGCCGGTACGGGGCAGCCGGTGCCCGCCCTGGTCCACACGGCGGACGGCGCGGCGATGCCCCTGCTGCGAGCCGCGGTGCTCAGGGTGACCGCGGGACTGCCGCCCGGCGCTGCCGCCGCCGACGCGCAGGCCGTCACCACGCTCGCCCGGTGGCGCAACCCGATGCTCCTGGACCATCTCGACGATGCCAACGGCCTGGTCGAGGGCGTGTGGCGGGAGGCCCAGCTGGTGGGAGCGGTTGCCCACGGAGCAGTCACTGATCTCGGCCGGGCGCTCGCCACAGACCAGCCTGAGCAGTTGGCGACCGTGCTGGATCGGCTGCTACCGCCGGCGGAAGAGACCGTCCTGCTGCAGGCCGACCTGACCGCGGTGGTCGTGGGAACCCCGTCGCGGACGCTCACCGTGCTGCTAGACGCGGCGGCGGACCGGGAGACCCGCGGTGGCGCGTCGACGTGGCGCTTCACCCCGTCCTCGATACGCCGAGCGCTGGACGCGGGCAGCAGCGAGACCGAGCTGCTCACCGCCCTACGGGACCGAGCCGCCGGTGCCCGGGTACCGCAGCCACTCGAATACCTCATCAGCGATACGGCCCGGCGGCACGGCGCGATCCTGGTCCGGCCGGTCGCCTGCTGCCTGCGCAGCGACGACCCGGTGCTCCTGAAGGAGATCCTGCACGCCCGCTCACTGAGCACACTGGGCCTGGCGCTGCTCGCGCCGACCGTGGTGGCCAGCACCGCCCCCATCGCGGAAACCCTGACCGCTCTCCGCAACGCCGGCTACGCACCCGTCGGGGAACACCCCGACGGCACGGTGGCGGTGGAACGCCCCACCCGGCAACGAGCCGTGCCGCTACCAAGGGCCTCCGATGTGGTCACGGCACCCCTGCCGCTTCCTGGACCATATGACCCGGGTGCGCTGGACGAGCTGCTCGCGGAGCTGTTCGAGGATGCCGACGAATCCCACCCACTCAGCGGGTACCTGATCCCGACACAGCCCGGTCCGCTGGCAACCAGCGAGCCCGCAGACCTCGCCCGCCGCCTGCTACGCGCCGCTGCCCGACGCACTTCGAGGCGGTGAATTCACTGCGAACCTGTGGGGCTCGAATACCCGGTTCGGCTGTCTGAAGTGCGGTTCTGTGCGAGCTTGAGCCCGGGGCGACCGGCATGCTCGTGGCCATGAGCGCGTCGTTGATGTACCTGCTGCTTCGCCAGGTCCTGCAGATGTTGTCCCAGCTCGCCCGAGACGGCGGTGCCAAGGATGTGGAGATCCTGGTGCTCCGCCATCAGCTGGCGGTGCTGCGCCGCCAGGTGCACCGCCCCAATCTCGAGCCGGCCGACCGGGTCGTGCTGGCGGTGCTGTCGCGGCTGCTTCCCCGCCCGCGGTGGTCGGCGTTCTTCGTCACCCCGGCCACTCTGCTTCGGTGGCACCCTGAACTGGTCGCCCGACGCTGCACGTACCCGCATGCCCGACCGGGCCGGCCACCGGTCGACAGGCAGGTCCGTGACCTGGTGCTGCGACTCGCGGCGGAGAACCCTTCGTGGGGGCACCGCCGGATTCAGGGTGAGCTGGTCGGCCTGGGCTACCCGGTCGCGGCCAGCACGGTGTGGAAGATCCTTAACCAGGCCAGCGTCGACCCGGCGCCGCGGCGGTCCGGGCCGACCTGGCGGCAGTTCCTGACCGCCCAGGCAGACA
The window above is part of the Micromonospora inositola genome. Proteins encoded here:
- a CDS encoding helix-turn-helix domain-containing protein; translation: MSASLMYLLLRQVLQMLSQLARDGGAKDVEILVLRHQLAVLRRQVHRPNLEPADRVVLAVLSRLLPRPRWSAFFVTPATLLRWHPELVARRCTYPHARPGRPPVDRQVRDLVLRLAAENPSWGHRRIQGELVGLGYPVAASTVWKILNQASVDPAPRRSGPTWRQFLTAQADTILACDFFTVDTVFLKRIYVLFFVEIATRQVHVVGVTAHPTGAWVTQQARNLLMNLDRRAAGLRSCCATGIRSSPPSSTRCSPPRASR
- a CDS encoding helicase-associated domain-containing protein, producing MRSLITHLAALTPEQLSDLIAARPEALLPPEPATMAELAERLNAAPLIDVALLGLSRPELQIAEALAALGDGCDRAELAAALGVASDDADLDAALVRLGEVAVAWPDGDRLRTVPLGHVWPCPLGLGAPLSALLTEQRADDLRRIARRLGVPAGTQKAVTVRNLSAWLADGANVRKVSTTAPADTQELLHQLAWEGPYLDEPTYRYGRRTGPAQWAVEHGLIHVAAHWGAPLQMPCEVALALRGPDYRLPFDPAPPSAPTRPVDGESVERESASAAATALAGMVNLLEECGRTPVAPLKTGGVGVRELRRLAKTIGDSADHIRLWLELAMATGLLAPTEAGLLPTEEYDTWCDQQPAEQLTELLAGWLSSEGAPLHQPAGTGQPVPALVHTADGAAMPLLRAAVLRVTAGLPPGAAAADAQAVTTLARWRNPMLLDHLDDANGLVEGVWREAQLVGAVAHGAVTDLGRALATDQPEQLATVLDRLLPPAEETVLLQADLTAVVVGTPSRTLTVLLDAAADRETRGGASTWRFTPSSIRRALDAGSSETELLTALRDRAAGARVPQPLEYLISDTARRHGAILVRPVACCLRSDDPVLLKEILHARSLSTLGLALLAPTVVASTAPIAETLTALRNAGYAPVGEHPDGTVAVERPTRQRAVPLPRASDVVTAPLPLPGPYDPGALDELLAELFEDADESHPLSGYLIPTQPGPLATSEPADLARRLLRAAARRTSRR